The proteins below come from a single Aspergillus oryzae RIB40 DNA, chromosome 5 genomic window:
- the atmA gene encoding DNA-binding protein kinase TEL1 (protein kinase ATM/Tel1, involved in telomere length regulation and DNA repair) translates to MAEITLDRTLVLLSSEKQRERSEGLAVSLFVLIVVFVIDPCISSRSSLNDKACHKIFESLFRFISSEKSLYNRGNSKGPSASRLSTCASVLRLAVDALLHNLRAKSVRAVVDHITETLQDTGGSLFELLGVDYTKCLTALLNYPPHVEHLGASEWEKLMGFCLKIMNTQDYEDDRSHTGSDSRSTLDDFLGTGGTPTPSRSMPTLTAREKPKRDKGAISEAVVCIQLLTASVNAPVQEPAAKILHGLVGYVKSSHITGSGHQSAFNSINSVIMRVLSDQSELVQSILLDLIPVICHLWATKLVGLKDELLVTIMLCIVLLTAATRQEPSELLSRYTEDLLGALYKEYIKRPEKDILQVDELVFHQKTSAAVDKILIWPRLESGKSEHNWTVIWAIANLVDLSEEITARSSSPRTSTETLNKRQRLTSMVDEIHRDCASSSGARRVCALQLIPLIPRHHASVDSKSSLLLRLLPNILDENGILASWTMITIASLAGSPNADSPSLRAIWQQAWELTCRASTSQATSRASCILMNSILEYNLLEYSIVAEATSSMLTSVNLNGPSTMSDASLTLWATTTRMTARVNPGSLPNASKQICAWLREVWVIGTVTDRTQLAQLAAFARPLDLLNLLLACTNRHYIPPKPQFRGATSLIAKGWHFLHRSKQLLNYLFQLGGILDFDMWDTDDTIHLETFPRQDPNDNMVLDLLQVKSEMFLQAFQSLYEDKSHHVTVEIVQIVTSFCILVALYTECLPHLSASKFHNLQQNCERLWEIICTFLASHELEFIQGCLVVLSPFLNPEQFSYNPESTISKALLRLVIPLVSLLEAYRRSQRDNLALHNDEPMDLDDTLFNSKDRLAEVTSIVKSNREALPLFQEFSSFQRCITIQLSVLQKTNAFLRNHDQHSSRALVEYLIDLDEVDILAASNSLPYVYRAISGMDRTSLLDILEDLAEKCLQTYELERCEASHLLCIHMMHSFVKAWVSSEADSLSGSASDIYTWFRDVLLAKDMASPSVLVVFSELLVDVINTNASYSSGESNTSPRTSLLKILEKGSIPVKFDVGNLIPRLFGHYSLNDHDAIFNDVLRHLPKESDWVEGIALRLFILGQLASRWHTLLRRSIYHMFETPAHVPHSLQYAEKCICDVANKLGLKDAKELFRLFSSQILYTWTEQESITAMPFSIFSYASIKDMLGDVQDELVGQIIMRAREDEEIEMSKYMGKPFVDLLATSFYKAEAYSIARDISTPPGQGSQPKGVETRLKKILGTEQFMELIDQQFPQTIAAFFGSLDQYEQVERALSKRAKFHDALDGLRCILGKSASKIVLPANQQPSFRARYLIDELEFLCKRSGYELETIWTPTLASYVCRTLLESIHPALGSFHACSVIRKIRVLLCVAGSVMLRDYPFEMTLHAMLPFLVDIYCSEDALGIFWYLLEAGQPYLAETPGLMAGVAVSTLLSLKKFLASPPVDTAQQGQSKIVTANIERFLQWFGEYINTYESSLDAETQESFRRVVKSSQATSTVESHSDDSNERDVILEILDDRSSERSLLSKTVSDHVIALLCADSEEPLGNYHKLNESDRDATANIVAIYQTLQSFNTGSGYRLWAAKVIGRAFATTGKVCDALLREQDLSLFKSQLSDLRLEVHCYSKASILQELCNMLQNNSHLEVGLVERTLQLIISNLARYPDFEQCAGVVPLYLMKAFTWDPYQCPPIPTLAPETERDDAKVNWQTSNSLSQWARGIALFLSKSAAEDPVIGSLSHIIYVIPELAVRILPYMLHDVLLAELKGEANIRQKVSQIFKQALCDVHDTTISHARLAIDCILYLRNQPKPNEATIVERDEWLEIDFAEASLAASRCRLPKTALIFLEIHASRVIFGSRRSSLAKYEAPPDMLHDIFKDIDDPDFFYGIQQSPSLDSVMERLQHESSGFKNLLFQSAQYDSEIQMSADQNAYGVLKALNSTNLQGIANSIFSASGGGFVDTSSSFDSMLQAATNLRQWDIPVSPLNPSPPATVFRAFQSLNTSGSLAEASKSINECLLTTLESLTSASRSAMSLRTAMRVLGVITEVSDVLDARSTEEIDHEWQKIAARDSWLKTTSVHEIGEILNSHEALFSSINRKSYLRSSTNISDHDAQLLEVKAIRQSLHITRTQGIQQASLKSAVYLSKLAHQCSALGINIEGAAKFDLANVLWDQGEMTASIRMLHQLKDQNDLHKQAVPISRAELLVTLVSSLHIDSLRTKPCSFRTNSTSCKGHHVAEARLEKPETIIQDYLLTAVKELKGRSGGEEAGRVYHGFATFCDQQLQNPDGLEDFTRVEQLRNRKEKEVRALEDMMKAAEGREREALKFHRGRTKQWFDLDDREYQRLRRSREAFLQQCLENYLLCLRESETYNNDVLRFCALWLDKSDSDIANAAVSKHLGQVPSRKFAPLMNQLTSRLLDVPDEFQKMLFSLITRICVEHPFHGMYQIFASSKSKGGKDETALSRNRAAGRLVEGLKNDKRIGPTWVAVHNTNINYVRFAIDRPDEKLKSGARVPLRKLQTGGRLEQDAATQKLPPPTMNIEIRVDCDYRDVPKLVKYHPEFTIASGVSAPKIVSAFASNGLRYKQLFKGGNDDLRQDAIMEQVFEQVSNLLKDHQATRQRNLGIRTYKVLPLTSNAGIIEFVPHTIPLHDYLMPAHQKYYPKDMKPNVCRKHISDVQTRSFEQRVRTYRQVTEHFHPVMKYFFMEKFNNPDDWFSKRLSYTRSTAAISILGHVLGLGDRHGHNILLDERTGEVVHIDLGVAFEQGRVLPVPEVVPFRLTRDLVDGMGVTKTEGVFRRCCEFTLETLRRESYSIMTILDVLRYDPLYSWTVSPLRMKKMQDASEAGGGPPMLPGAADQRPSNEPSEADRALTVVAKKLGKTLSVTATVNELIQQATDEKNLAVLYCGWAAYA, encoded by the exons ATGGCGGAAATCACTCTGGATAGGACTCTGGTGCTTTTGTCATCCGAGAAGCAAAGGGAGCGTTCAGAAGGTCTAGCTG TATCGCTCTTTGTATTGATAGTTGTCTTTGTTATTGATCCGTGCATATCATCTAGGAGTTCCCTGAATGACAAAGCCTGTCATAAGATCTTTGAGTCACTGTTCCGATTCATCTCGTCAGAGAAATCCTTGTATAATCGAGGAAACTCCAAGGGCCCATCTGCTTCTCGCTTATCAACATGTGCATCTGTTCTGCGATTAGCTGTTGATGCCCTTTTGCATAACTTGCGAGCCAAGTCTGTTCGTGCGGTTGTTGATCATATAACCGAAACTTTGCAGGACACAGGAGGGAGTCTGTTTGAACTTCTCGGTGTGGATTATACAAAATGCTTGACTGCATTGCTAAATTATCCTCCACATGTCGAACATCTGGGAGCCAGTGAATGGGAGAAACTTATGGGTTTTTGCCTAAAGATCATGAATACCCAAGAttatgaagatgaccgtTCGCATACAGGGAGCGATTCTCGGTCCACCCTGGATGACTTCCTGGGAACTGGAGGTACCCCCACACCGTCCAGATCGATGCCAACACTAACTGCCAGAGAGAAACCCAAACGCGATAAGGGTGCAATCAGTGAAGCCGTAGTCTGTATTCAGCTTCTAACGGCAAGCGTTAATGCTCCGGTTCAAGAGCCCGCCGCAAAGATACTTCACGGGCTAGTGGGTTATGTCAAGTCGTCGCATATTACGGGAAGTGGACATCAAAGCGCATTCAATAGCATTAATTCGGTCATTATGAGGGTATTGTCTGACCAGTCGGAGCTTGTTCAAAGCATACTGCTGGACTTAATACCCGTAATTTGTCACCTGTGGGCTACCAAACTCGTAGGGTTGAAAGATGAACTGCTTGTCACCATCATGCTCTGCATTGTTCTCTTGACCGCAGCGACTCGACAGGAGCCATCGGAACTGCTAAGCCGCTATACCGAAGACCTCTTGGGTGCTCTGTACAAAGAGTATATCAAGCGCCCAGAAAAGGATATCCTACAGGTTGATGAGTTGGTTTTCCATCAGAAAACTTCGGCGGCGGTGGATAAGATCCTGATATGGCCTCGCCTTGAATCTGGCAAATCAGAGCACAATTGGACTGTGATCTGGGCTATAGCTAACCTTGTAGATCTGTCAGAAGAGATAACTGCGCGATCGTCGTCGCCGCGTACGTCAACTGAGACGTTGAACAAAAGGCAACGTCTCACATCGATGGTGGATGAAATTCACCGTGATTGCGCTTCATCTTCAGGTGCCAGAAGAGTCTGCGCTCTGCAATTAATTCCGCTTATCCCCAGGCACCATGCTAGCGTTGACTCGAAGTCATCGCTGCTTTTGCGGTTATTACCAAACATACTCGACGAAAATGGCATATTAGCATCCTGGACAATGATAACTATTGCAAG CCTTGCTGGGAGTCCTAACGCAGACTCGCCCTCACTAAGGGCAATTTGGCAACAGGCCTGGGAGCTCACATGTCGTGCCTCAACCTCCCAAGCTACTTCTAGGGCATCTTGTATTCTCATGAATAGCATTCTTGAGTATAACCTTCTGGAATATTCCATAGTCGCGGAGGCCACGAGCTCGATGCTTACGTCTGTCAATCTAAACGGCCCATCTACCATGTCAGATGCATCGTTGACTTTATGGGCCACAACAACTCGAATGACTGCGCGGGTAAATCCAGGATCCCTTCCAAATGCCTCAAAACAGATTTGTGCCTGGCTTCGAGAGGTTTGGGTTATTG GAACGGTAACTGATCGAACACAGCTAGCTCAACTTGCTGCATTCGCCCGGCCCTTGGACCTTTTAAACCTGCTTTTAGCCTGCACTAATAGGCACTATATCCCACCCAAACCTCAGTTCAGGGGGGCAACGAGTCTCATTGCCAAAGGCTGGCACTTCCTTCACAGGAGCAAACAACTGCTGAATTACCTATTTCAGCTCGGAGGAATATTGGATTTTGATATGTGGGATACTGACGATACTATCCATTTAGAGACATTTCCACGACAAGATCCAAATGACAACATGGTTCTGGATCTCCTACAGGTAAAATCTGAAATGTTCTTGCAAGCCTTCCAGTCATTATATGAAGATAAATCACACCATGTAACGGTGGAAATCGTGCAAATTGTTACCTCTTTCTGTATCCTCGTTGCTCTATACACGGAATGTCTGCCGCACCTATCTGCATCAAAATTTCATAACTTACAGCAGAATTGCGAGCGTCTCTGGGAAATCATATGCACCTTTTTGGCCTCTCACGAACTTGAATTCATTCAAGGTTGTCTGGTGGTATTGTCGCCTTTTCTTAATCCTGAACAGTTCTCGTACAATCCTGAGTCAACCATCTCAAAGGCTTTGCTCAGGCTTGTCATTCCATTAGTGAGCCTTTTAGAAGCCTatcgaagaagccagagAGATAATCTGGCCCTCCATAACGACGAGCCTATGGATTTGGACGATACTCTATTCAATTCAAAAGATAGGCTGGCGGAAGTCACCTCGATCGTCAAGTCCAATAGAGAAGCGCTACCCTTATTTCAGGAGttttcctccttccagcGGTGTATTACCATTCAGCTCTCTGTCTTACAGAAAACCAACGCATTCTTACGCAACCATGATCAACATTCCAGCAGGGCTCTGGTTGAGTACTTAATCGATTTAGACGAAGTTGATATCTTAGCCGCGAGCAACTCTTTACCTTATGTCTACCGCGCTATTTCTGGAATGGACCGGACTTCGTTGCTCGATATCCTTGAAGACCTAGCTGAAAAGTGCCTACAGACTTATGAATTGGAGCGCTGTGAAGCCTCTCACCTTCTTTGTATTCATATGATGCATAGCTTTGTCAAAGCATGGGTCAGCTCGGAAGCCGATAGTCTCAGTGGCTCGGCATCGGATATCTATACATGGTTCAGAGACGTATTATTGGCAAAAGACATGGCATCGCCTTCAGTTCTCGTTGTGTTCAGTGAACTCCTCGTGGATGTCATCAATACCAACGCCTCATACTCTAGCGGTGAATCCAACACATCCCCCAGAACAAGCCTTCTGAAGATTTTAGAGAAGGGCAGCATCCCAGTTAAATTTGACGTTGGGAATCTGATTCCTCGGCTGTTTGGCCATTATTCATTAAACGATCATGATGCCATATTCAACGACGTGCTTAGACACCTCCCCAAAGAGTCTGATTGGGTAGAAGGCATCGCCCTCCGTTTGTTCATATTAGGTCAATTAGCCTCACGATGGCATACCTTACTCCGCAGAAGCATTTACCATATGTTCGAAACCCCGGCACATGTACCTCACTCACTTCAGTATGCTGAGAAGTGCATATGTGATGTCGCCAATAAGCTTGGACTAAAAGATGCAAAAGAGCTCTTTCGGCTATTTTCTTCTCAGATCCTCTATACCTGGACTGAGCAGGAATCAATTACAGCCATGCCTTTCAGTATCTTTAGTTATGCGAGCATCAAAGACATGTTAGGCGATGTGCAAGACGAACTTGTTGGTCAAATTATCATGCGTGCGCgggaggacgaggagatagAGATGTCGAAGTACATGGGAAAGCCTTTCGTTGACCTTTTAGCCACATCTTTCTACAAAGCGGAGGCCTATAGCATCGCTCGAGATATCAGCACCCCCCCTGGGCAAGGTAGCCAGCCTAAAGGTGTTGAAACCCGGCTGAAAAAGATACTGGGGACTGAACAATTCATGGAATTGATTGATCAGCAATTCCCACAGACAATAGCAGCTTTCTTTGGGTCGCTTGATCAATATGAACAGGTTGAAAGAGCCCTCTCCAAACGTGCGAAATTCCACGATGCCCTCGATGGTCTAAGGTGCATCCTCGGTAAGAGTGCTTCAAAAATCGTTCTCCCTGCGAATCAGCAACCCTCCTTCAGGGCCCGCTATCTCATTGATGAGTTAGAGTTCCTCTGTAAGCGCAGCGGATATGAACTCGAGACAATTTGGACGCCGACGCTAGCTTCTTATGTTTGCCGAACTCTCTTGGAATCAATTCACCCCGCGCTTGGTTCCTTCCACGCCTGTTCTGTAATCCGGAAGATTAGGGTACTACTTTGCGTGGCCGGATCTGTTATGCTCAGAGACTATCCATTTGAGATGACACTACACGCCATGCTACCATTCCTAGTTGATATATATTGCTCAGAAGATGCATTAGGAATCTTCTGGTATCTCTTAGAAGCTGGTCAGCCTTATCTAGCAGAGACTCCCGGACTCATGGCTGGGGTTGCGGTCTCCACATTGCTGTCCTTGAAAAAGTTTTTGGCGTCCCCCCCGGTGGATACAGCCCAACAAGGTCAATCAAAAATAGTAACAGCGAATATTGAAAGGTTTCTTCAGTGGTTTGGGGAGTACATAAATACTTACGAGTCCTCCTTGGACGCAGAAACACAGGAATCATTTCGTCGGGTGGTAAAGTCTTCACAAGCTACCTCCACTGTTGAGTCGCATTCTGATGACTCTAACGAGCGTGATGTGATCCTGGAAATCCTTGATGATCGGAGCTCTGAAAGAAGCCTTTTGAGCAAGACTGTCTCCGATCATGTCATAGCACTGCTCTGTGCGGACTCCGAGGAGCCGCTTGGAAACTATCACAAATTGAATGAGTCTGACAGGGACGCAACTGCTAACATCGTGGCCATCTACCAAACTCTACAGAGTTTCAACACCGGATCTGGATACAGATTGTGGGCTGCGAAAGTTATTGGACGTGCTTTTGCTACTACGGGCAAAGTCTGCGACGCCCTTCTCAGGGAGCAAGATCTGTCTCTTTTCAAATCTCAACTATCCGACTTGCGCTTAGAGGTCCACTGTTATTCTAAAGCCAGCATACTTCAAGAATTATGCAACATGCTACAAAATAACAGCCATCTGGAGGTGGGACTCGTTGAACGAACATTGCAACTCATCATAAGTAATCTTGCCAGGTATCCGGATTTTGAACAATGCGCCGGTGTCGTACCTCTATACTTGATGAAAGCTTTCACTTGGGACCCCTATCAGTGCCCGCCCATACCGACACTTGCTCcagagacagaaagagacGACGCCAAAGTAAATTGGCAGACAAGCAATTCTTTATCTCAATGGGCTCGCGGTATTGCGTTGTTCTTGTCAAAATCTGCAGCCGAAGATCCTGTGATTGGGTCATTAAGCCACATTATCTATGTTATCCCTGAATTAGCTGTCCGAATCCTACCATACATGCTTCATGATGTTCTGCTTGCAGAACTTAAAGGAGAAGCAAATATCCGACAGAAGGTTTCCCAAATTTTCAAACAAGCTTTGTGTGATGTTCATGACACTACTATCTCACATGCACGACTTGCAATCGACTGCATTCTATATCTTCGAAATCAGCCGAAACCGAATGAGGCGACAATAGTAGAACGTGATGAGTGGCTGGAGATAGACTTCGCAGAAGCATCGTTGGCTGCCAGTAGGTGCCGTTTGCCAAAGACAGCACTCATCTTCCTTGAGATACATGCGTCTCGTGTAATCTTTGGCTCTCGCCGTTCCTCGCTGGCTAAATACGAAGCTCCCCCGGACATGTTGCATGACATATTCAAGGACATAGATGACCCTGATTTCTTCTACGGCATTCAACAAAGCCCCTCCCTGGACTCAGTTATGGAAAGGCTCCAACATGAAAGCTCGGGTTTTAAGAATCTACTCTTCCAAAGTGCACAGTATGATAGTGAGATACAGATGTCAGCGGATCAAAACGCCTATGGCGTCCTTAAGGCACTCAACTCGACAAATCTACAGGGAATTGCTAATTCCATATTCTCAGCATCTGGTGGGGGCTTTGTGGACACATCAAGTTCATTTGACAGCATGCTGCAAGCCGCAACAAATTTACGACAATGGGATATACCCGTCTCGCCCTTGAATCCTTCACCCCCTGCGACCGTCTTCCGGgctttccaaagcctcaaCACATCAGGGAGCCTGGCTGAGGCCTCTAAGTCTATCAACGAGTGTCTCTTGACAACTTTGGAGTCGCTTACGAGCGCCAGTCGATCTGCCATGTCTTTGCGAACTGCGATGAGGGTTCTGGGAGTTATCACTGAAGTCAGTGATGTTTTGGACGCGAGATCAACGGAAGAAATCGATCATGAATGGCAGAAAATCGCTGCCAGGGATTCTTGGCTGAAGACCACCAG TGTTCATGAGATCGGGGAGATACTAAACTCACACGAAGCCCTCTTTTCATCAATCAACCGAAAGTCGTATTTAAGATCTTCGACCAATATAAGCGATCATGACGCACAGCTTCTGGAGGTCAAAGCCATCCGGCAATCACTTCATATCACAAGAACCCAGGGCATCCAACAAGCCTCGCTGAAATCGGCCGTTTACCTCTCTAAGCTCGCCCACCAATGCTCTGCACTAGGGATCAACATCGAAGGGGCCGCCAAGTTCGATCTGGCTAATGTTCTGTGGGACCAAGGTGAAATGACTGCATCAATTCGGATGCTTCATCAACTCAAGGATCAAAATGACCTACATAAACAGGCGGTACCAATCAGCCGTGCCGAACTTCTTGTGACTTTGGTAAGCTCTCTCCACATTGATTCCCTGCGTACGAAACCCTGCTCGTTCCGGACTAATTCAACTTCTTGCAAGGGCCACCATGTCGCTGAGGCACGTCTCGAGAAACCAGAGACCATCATCCAAGATTACTTATTAACCGCAGTCAAGGAGCTTAAAGGTCGCTCCGGGGGTGAAGAAGCCGGGAGAGTTTATCATGGGTTTGCCACATTTTGCGACCAACAATTACAGAACCCTGATGGTTTGGAAGATTTCACGCGAGTTGAGCAATTGCGTAACCGTAAGGAAAAGGAAGTGCGAGCATTGGAGGATATGATGAAGGCTGCGGAGggaagggagagggaggctCTCAAATTTCATCGAGGAAGGACAAAACAGTGGTTTGATCTTGATGACCGCGAATATCAACGCCTACGACGAAGTCGGGAAGCCTTCCTACAGCAATGTCTCGAAAACTATCTCCTTTGTCTGAGAGAGAGCGAAACTTACAATAATGATGTACTCCGTTTCTGTGCGTTGTGGCTTGACAAGTCCGACAGTGATATCGCAAATGCAGCCGTTTCCAAGCATCTCGGTCAAGTTCCAAGCCGAAAGTTTGCCCCCTTGATGAATCAATTAACCTCGCGCCTGTTAGATGTGCCTGATGAGTTCCAAAAAATGCTCTTCTCTCTGATTACTCGCATTTGCGTTGAACACCCATTCCATGGTATGTATCAAATATTTGCGAGCAGCAAGTccaagggaggaaaggatgaaaCGGCGTTGTCACGCAATCGAGCAGCCGGACGATTAGTTGAAGGCCTAAAGAACGACAAGCGTATCGGGCCGACATGGGTCGCTGTTCACAACACCAATATCAATTATGTACGATTTGCCATTGACAGGCCAGATGAGAAATTGAAGAGCGGCGCAAGGGTTCCGCTGCGGAAACTCCAAACGGGTGGACGTCTCGAACAAGATGCCGCAACACAGAAACTACCACCACCCACAATGAACATCGAAATCAGGGTTGATTGCGATTATCGTGATGTACCGAAGCTTGTTAAGTATCACCCCGAATTCACTATCGCGTCCGGCGTCAGTGCACCAAAGATCGTCTCCGCTTTTGCAAGTAATGGTTTACGATACAAGCAGCTG TTCAAAGGAGGAAATGATGATTTGCGGCAGGACGCTATCATGGAACAAGTGTTTGAACAGGTTAGCAATCTTCTTAAGGACCATCAGGCTACTCGACAGCGAAACCTAGGGATTCGCACATATAAGGTTTTGCCTCTTACGTCGAATGCGGGAATAATCGAATTCGTGCCACACACTATCCCCTTGCATGATTATCTGATGCCTGCGCATCAAAAATACTATCCGAAAGATATGAAACCAAACGTTTGCCGCAAGCACATCAGCGATGTTCAGACAAGATCATTTGAGCAACGCGTTAGGACATACCGACAGGTTACTGAACACTTCCACCCTGTCATGAAATACTTCTTCATGGAAAAGTTCAATAACCCAGACGACTGGTTTAGTAAGAGGCTTTCATATACTCGAAGCACAGCTGCAATCTCAATATTAGGCCATGTTCTCGGCCTCGGCGATCGCCATGGCCATAATATCTTGCTGGACGAGAGGACGGGCGAAGTGGTGCATATCGACTTGGGCGTTGCATTCGAACAAGGCCGAGTGCTACCGGTTCCCGAAGTCGTTCCATTCCGTTTGACACGAGACCTTGTCGATGGGATGGGAGTTACCAAGACCGAGGGTGTCTTCCGCCGCTGTTGCGAGTTCACGCTTGAAACCTTACGGCGAGAGTCCTATAGTATCATGACCATCCTTGATGTGCTTCGTTACGATCCGCTGTACAGCTGGACCGTGTCCCctttgaggatgaagaagatgcaggatgCCTCTGAAGCTGGGGGCGGACCACCCATGCTACCCGGTGCTGCCGACCAACGGCCAAGCAATGAGCCAAGTGAGGCAGATCGTGCGTTGACGGTCGTGGCAAAGAAGTTGGGCAAAACATTGAGTGTCACGGCGACTGTAAATGAGCTGATCCAGCAAGCAACCGATGAAAAGAACCTCGCCGTTCTTTATTGCG GTTGGGCTGCCTATGCTTAA
- a CDS encoding cullin family protein (cullins) produces the protein MAGTTLIEAICDDAYADSYFEKIWGQLDAALTAIFDGGKPEISLEELYKGAENVCRQGRASALARQLQERCRGHVSGKLRDTLVVKAAGGNNIDTLRAVVDSWTTWQSKLVTVRWIFYYLDQSFLLHSKEYPVIREMGLIQFRQHIFNDTVLQPQVLQGACDLVEADRDEGRSISADSSLLRNAIEFFHGLDVYTTGFEPLLVSESKKFFASWAQHEASGYLATFAENSHRLIEQEVDRCTLFSLNRSTKQKLSELLDQELVAEQENVLLNQNDILGLLRAGNKTALEKLYTLLQRRDLGAKLKTAFSSYIVEEGTSIVFDDDKEAEMVVRLLDFKQQLDETWNNSFHRHEELGHALREAFETFMNKGRKSGASGGTDNPKTGEMIAKYVDRLLKGGWKLPPGRKAEDVPLADEDAEINRQLDQVLDLFRFVHGKAVFEAFYKNDLARRLLMGRSASDDAEKSMLARLKTECGSSFTHNLESMFKDMDVARDEMAAYNSIQRERKHRLPVDLNVSVLSAAAWPSYPDVQVRIPPEIATAVSDFEKFYYSKYNGRKLNWKHQLAHCQLRARFPKGDKELVVSSFQAIVLLLFNDISEKGTLSYLQIQEATKLSDQELKRTLQSLACAKYRVLAKKPKGREVNTTDEFSYNEGFSDVKMRIKINQIQLKETKEENKTTHERVAADRHYETQAAIVRIMKSRKTITHPELVAEVIKATRSRGVLEPADIKKNIEKLIEKDYMEREEGNRYQYVA, from the exons ATGGCTGGCACCACACTGATTGAAGCGATATGCGATGATGCATATGCTG ATTCATACTTCGAGAAGATATGGGGCCAGCTTGACGCCGCGCTGACCGCGATCTTCGATGGCGGGAAACCGGAGATCTCGCTAGAAGAGTTGTACAAAGGTGCTGAGAATGTATGTCGTCAAGGGCGAGCTTCAGCGTTGGCCAGACAGCTACAGGAGCGATGCCGAGGACATGTATCCGGTAAACTGCGTGATACTCTGGTAGTAAAAGCAGCAGGTGGGAACAACATCGATACGCTACGAGCTGTTGTGGATTCGTGGACAACATGGCAATCAAAGCTG GTTACAGTACGCTGGATTTTCTATTACCTCGATCAgtcgttcctcctccactccaAGGAATACCCAGTTATACGCGAGATGGGCTTGATCCAGTTCCGGCAACATATATTCAATGACACAGTCTTACAGCCACAAGTGCTACAGGGCGCCTGCGACCTGGTCGAAGCGGACCGTGATGAAGGGCGCAGCATATCGGCCGACTCATCTTTGCTTCGGAACGCTATTGAATTTTTCCACGGCCTTGATGTTTATACTACTGGCTTTGAACCCCTCCTTGTCTCTGAGTCgaagaagttctttgcaTCATGGGCTCAGCATGAAGCCTCAGGATATCTTGCCACTTTCGCGGAAAACAGTCACCGCTTGATTGAACAAGAAGTAGACAGGTGTACATTGTTCTCTTTAAATCGGAGCACAAAACAGAAGTTGTCTGAACTATTGGATCAGGAGTTAGTGGCAGAACAAGAGAATGTTCTCCTCAACCAAAATGATATTCTTGGTCTGCTGCGGGCCGGCAATAAGACTGCCTTAGAAAAGCTGTATACGCTTCTTCAACGAAGGGATTTGGGGGCGAAATTGAAAACGGCATTCAGCAGTTACATCGTTGAGGAGGGGACCAGTATCGTCTTTGACGATGATAAAGAGGCGGAGATGGTTGTCCGGCTGCTGGATTTCAAACAGCAGCTTGACGAGACTTGGAACAACTCCTTCCATCGACATGAGGAGCTAGGGCACGCCTTGCGCGAGGCATTTGAGACGTTCATGAACAAGGGACGAAAGTCGGGCGCATCCGGAGGCACCGATAACCCCAAAACCGGTGAGATGATTGCCAAATATGTGGATAGATTACTGAAAGGCGGCTGGAAATTGCCTCCTGGACGAAAAGCCGAGGATGTACCTCTTGCCGATGAGGATGCCGAAATTAATCGACAGTTAGACCAAGTGTTAGATCTCTTCCGATTTGTACATGGCAAAGCTGTATTTGAGGCATTTTACAAGAACGACCTTGCTCGCCGGCTACTGATGGGCCGAAGTGCCAGTGATGATGCAGAGAAGAGCATGCTGGCGAGGCTCAAGACAG AATGCGGTTCCAGCTTCACACACAATCTGGAATCTATGTTTAAAGACATGGACGTGGCGCGGGATGAAATGGCGGCGTATAATTCTATTCAGCGTGAACGCAAGCACCGATTACCGGTTGATTTGAATGTTAGTGTGCTCTCCGCGGCCGCGTGGCCGTCATATCCCGATGTTCAGGTGCGAATACCGCCCGAAATCGCGACGGCTGTCAGCGATTTCGAAAAGTTTTACTATAGTAAATACAACGGGCGCAAACTTAATTGGAAGCACCAACTTGCGCACTGCCAGCTGCGCGCAAGGTTTCCCAAAGGCGATAAGGAGCTGGTAGTCAGTTCATTCCAGGCCATCGTGCTTCTGCTGTTTAACGACATATCAGAAAAGGGGACCCTTAGCTATCTGCAGATCCAGGAGGCGACGAAGTTAT CTGACCAGGAGCTGAAACGGACCCTTCAATCGCTCGCATGCGCCAAATACCGAGTGCTTGCTAAGAAGCCGAAGGGTCGCGAAGTCAACACAACGGACGAGTTCTCGTACAACGAGGGATTCTCCGACGTGAAGATGCGGATCAAGATCAATCAGATCCAGCTAAAGGAGACTAAGGAGGAGAATAAGACGACACATGAGCGGGTGGCAGCCGATCGTCATTATGAGACCCAGGCAGCTATTGTGCGGATCATGAAGAGTCGGAAGACCATCACACATCCCGAGTTGGTAGCGGAGGTGATTAAGGCGACGCGCAGCCGAGGAGTGCTCGAACCTGcggatatcaagaagaacattgAGAA GCTGATTGAAAAGGACTACATGGAGCGAGAAGAGGGAAACCGGTATCAGTATGTGGCATAA